AGGGTTCTAATCTTTCATACACCATTAGAGGACCTTAAGCTAGTCATGGAACCTGAAGAAGAATAGGGAATGAACTACGTagagattagaatttaccttcaAAGAGGGGTTtcaccctagccttagaaaatcaCCTCTAACTGTTCTTGGGAAGtgttttggtgttatgtggggaatgaCTTCGAAATTGGTGATATAAAAGTCAGTTTCTGTCTCCCGTCGATCGCTGCAGTGGTCCCCTcttcgctgcagcggtctcacTGTAGCGAAAAATCCCACCGCTACGGCGGACCTCATTAAACCCAAAATCCCGCGGCGGCGACCGGCTAAACACGACGGCGGACTCGCTACAGTGGTATGACACCCGCTGCAATGGTCCCAGTTGACCAATGAGCTTTggtttttcacccaaaatcccaacatcaaatcgaggccctacagacgcaaactaaatatgcacatcaatgtaaaaacatgctacagaCTCACTCTTGGCTTCGGAATTCCCATCAGAGGTCAAGTTTACTAAGTCACCCccaacaaaaataagtcaagttttcaaacaagtgcacaagagaaatcaaaggcCTTTATTTCAGAATTCTAGCTCCTTAAGTTATCACTAGACTCGCTTCTAGTCTTGAAAAGGAACTAGcaggggtaaaatgatcaaaatgcACATGTCATTACAGATACTTTATTTATGCATGGATTCACTTGTCTCTTAATTTCTAAAGGAAGTGTTGGGCTGTTATTTGCACTTGAAAATGGTGGGGAATTgttggaattttcaagagaaaataaaaggaatagataaaaagaaagagtacTTTTCTTTctgcaaaaaggaaaaagtatttttctttcTGAAAGAAAGACATCTCTTCCCTAAAAGTTGCGTCATTTCAGGTTCAAGAGTTAAAGACATCCTCTATAAATAGAGGAACATCCTGAAACATTTCTATCATCAGAAATACTCAAAGAATCAATATTCTTCCTTCAGAAAAACTACATAAGTTTAGTGACTGCAGCATTAATTCTTGTGTATTCAGAGATTTGTTTACATTATTTCTTAGCTTTACTTCATTCTATCCCGGGAAAGTATTTGTGAGGGACAAATTATTCTCTTTGAAAAGTGATCCAAGAAAGACACACAGCTTGAAGCATATCTAGATTTTTCACCACAAACACACACTTTTCTAACAGAACTTATGAAGTTAAccttttcaaataaaaatccAAGTAATAAAGTAAAGAGAAAAACTCTTCAAGAACTATCTAGAAAGAAACAAGAGCAAACATATTTTATGGCCACATCTAAGAACAAAACTCAAAATGAATTATTATGTGAAAAGTATTTGGAAGAAAACTGCTCTGTATCCAAACTTCCTTTTCCTCATTCCTTAGTTGAAGTAACAAAGCTAGTCCTAACTTTGGTTATTTCCCTTGCTCTGTTTGCAccatatgtttctatatggGTCCTGAATCGCAATCATTTTTATTTAATGGATTTTGGATAGATTATTTATACATGTCAAATGATTGTTTAACATGAATTCAAAGTTTGAGCAAAAACAATTGGTTCTTCTGGCCCATAGCTAAAGTGATGGCTCCTCCCATGCCTGTGAGAGCCTGAATGGGACAAAGACCGTGAATTTTACTATTATGATAATGGACGGTGGTAAGACTAGGAACTTAATTCTAATATCATGTCAAATTGTGTGACCAAACTCATTTGAAACCTCAGACTGTTAGGGAGAACACATTTTAATCTACTTAATTATGTCTTCGATATGTAGAGATATATTTTCTCTGGCTCCTTTTTCACCATATGCTTCTAGTGTTTTCTGAAACAAAATAAATGCTGGATTCTTACATGCTAAGGGTTTTtccctaattattttttaaatcagaACCGAAATGCTGCATGTGGGAAACATGAGGAAAAAATACTTTCTCAACTTCGTGAACTATCAAAGTTGGAACCAAATTCCAGTGATGATCAAGATGAAACTGTACCAATTATAGGATTTCAATCTATGGAACCGACCCAGAATCGTCAATCGGTAATTAAAGGTTCGGGATTTATGCAGAATTCAGAGCAACATGTTGTTCCTTCATCTGAGGTAAACCTTCTTTCCCTacctaatttcttttttctttctctagtTAAGGTCATTTCATCTCGGTTGGTTCTCTTACTTGGCATAGTtcaaaaagtaagaaaagttTATTTTTGATACCAAAAGGTGTATGGCAACTTGGCTAACACATTTATAATTTACCAAAAAGGAAAATCTGAACTTATTTGTTTAATGTGATCTTAACATTGCTTGCTCTAAAGGAAATGAGAAATATTTTACTTGTTGGAAGAAGTACTGAAAAGAACTGCTACTTGTGTCTCTCTTTTTCCTGTATTTCGCATATGTTTACTCGTTTACTCGATAGGTGcatttcttgtgttatggcTCAGTCACTAGCCATTATGTGGCAAGCTATTCTACCATTAGATTATCCATCGTCTCCATGACCAATTTTGACATCTTGTATGTTTCCCTATCTTTTTTCTTGGGAAAGAAAGCATGCTCCATTGAATTATAGTTGTCAAGTGTTGGATTGAGTGACCATATGTCGAAAAACTTAAGTTGTTAGAGAGGACACACTTTTAATGacttaattattttacttatatcTCAACATTAAGTAACATCTCTTGAGAGTTGAGACTACTGAATGGACTAGTTAAATTTCCACTTGCAAAGTTTTATTAGTTTTCCACATAATTTCCAGAAAGTTTTATGCTTACTTTACCTGTATAGATCTTTTTGCATATAGGAATGAAGGACACTCAAGCAATCCATTTCTAATTACCTAACTGTTTCTATAGCATCTACTATAGCTGGATATGTCCTATCAACAGTTAAGCTTATCATCACTTGATATAGTTTTGTGAGCAATTAACTGCATTCAACTTTCACGTAGAAAATTATCTCAAATTTAAAGGAATTGTAGCAGTTGCAGTGTTGATCATGGTCCTTGCCTGCAGGGAAGTGGCTTTCATTGGTGTGGTGATACTGGCGCATTCGCAGCTCAAGGCTTTTCTTCTTCCTTAGCAGATTGCTTCATTGAGACAAAATGTTTACTTCCCGACAGAGATTCAGATGTTGGTGATACTTCTGGTGGAGCAAATGAAGAACAATCTCATAATCCTCCTACTGCTGAAACCTTTCAAATGGTACCTAAAGTTGCTCATCGTGAGTTAAACAGCCAAGAAGAGAGACTGCCGTGTCACGGTacaaagagaagaagaaaacaaggaGGTATATACACTCGCTTTTTCATTCGCTTGTAGGTTAAAAAGTAGAAGAGATGCTTCGCTATCTTGATTGGTATTGTCTTTATTATATGGTATATACTATCATATTGCTTGACTGAGATGTTTTCATCAGGTATGAGAAGCATATTATAGCTAGGTATGAGTCAAGGAAGGCTCGGTCAGAAAGTAGGACGCGAATCAAGGGGTGTTTTGCCAAAATGGATTACAAGGATTCCTCATTGCTTCAATAGTGTCAAAGGTTATCATTTACAAATAAGGTTGCAAAAGCAAACAATCCAGGACATTCTGCTGGATCATCGGTGTGCTGTAATGAAGGTTTTTGTTAATTCTGTCATGTGGACTGCAAATCTTTCGTCAGCTTGATCGCCGGTTCTGTTGAGGCAACAGAGAGCCTTTTCTTTCAGCATGTGTTTATAGTCATTTGTAAAGCTAAAGTTGATAAAACATGTAGCTATCCTGATAGAGAAGGGGAAAAGTGAGATTTAGTATAGATGTTTTATCTAGTTTGCTGTGGTATGTAGGCTTTTGCTGTTCAGCTCATGCCTCATTAAAATGTCTAATCAAATTAGTCAACTTTTGCATTCTATGTTCACAGCTGGTTCGTATattgttaattattttgttaagctTCATTTTTTCTCTTCCAGTTGTAatcatttatttataaaaaggTCTACTTGTCTCCGTGCTTCTTTACATCGACATCGACCTCTTCCTCTCCTCCTTCTTAGGAGTTAATTTCTCAGAAGGTTATCGAACTTATTATCTTTCTACAAAAGTCATGTTTGTCACTTTAAAATCGCTAAACTTATGGCAATTTGATCGGAATAGTCCATTAAATCTCGTCGGAAAGCCAAGTAGGCATGTCTAATCAGTTAAAATGCCCATGTGGCTTTCCAAGTCAGCCGATATGTTgtgtggaacatatcatgtgttTGTCACTCAAAAACACTGTCGCCTTTCCGTTCTTGTTTGCCATATGGAGCATATCATTTCAGGGTACAAATCCTAATgggtttgaatttttcttgctccCCCATTAACTATTGACTTCTTAATATCCTCTGTTGGtattttttggttattttctttccttagcttttcttttttccctctttAAAGTAAATTACATTTTAGAGTTGGTTTTTCCAATTGCATTATGTCTCTGTCTAACTGGCTTCTCGCTTTGAACTGAACTATGATCTTCTTTTAATCGAGTGACTTCTGATTAAAAGTTTAAAAGTGAGTGAAGTGAGGGGCTTTAgaggaaaaaaggaaatgagCTTTTATTGGAGTATATAGTCTGACAGGGTAGGGCGCAGCCTATTCCTACTCAACGACAGAAAGTCTAAGCTTTGGATCCATCCCACTATATTCATTACTCCCTTTGTGACTAGAGATGCGGACTTCATATGAAGTAAACATTAATGTCCTTATTAAGAATTTTTTACTAAAGTGAGTCATTATTTCAGCCAATTCACCAAAAtatattcttttgaaaatttacgGAAGTAGAATAAACGTATTCTGCAAAAGAACGTATtagatattattttattaaaaaaaaattatgggcaaAAAAGTTAATGGTTAACAATGTTAAAGGTTAATTCGTTACTGTGAGTAGCGTTTTATGGTTAATACGTTACTTTGAGTAACattttatggttaattaatttgGTTTCAATGTTCACTGATTTGAGTTCTTTATTTTATCCTAGCTGATTTGAGTGCTttattttatggagtatatatgATTCACTAAGGTCTCTTAGTCTACAGCTTGATGGACACCACTCTTAGCTGTTGTTTCGCTTCATACAAATTTAGTTCCAGTGAAGTGAATTGGGACACCAAATTTAGTTGTTGTTTTACTTCTAGAAGATGGAGTATGGAGTATTTTTCTTTAAGCAAAGAGATATGAAAGATGATTGTTTCTTAATTTTCATATATGAAAAGACCGTTAtatataagtattaattactAGTAGTTATTGTTGTAAACTTCAGACATTGTatctttaatttctttgggGCTTAACCATCTTGCACTTTAAAATGTACATGAAAATGCTAAAAGGGAGAATTAATCAACTTCTGCTTATATAATTTCTAACTGCTAGTGTTGCTTTGAAACTGAAAAACTGCTACTTTATTTAGCCAATCAGTACTTTTTTGTAAGGCTAATCAATGATTTTTTAATCCTAATCAGTATTTTTTTTGTCAGGCTAACCAGTACTTCTTTTAAGGCTAATCAATACTTTTTTAAAGGGTAATCAATACTGTCGGCAATGTTTTATAGGTACATCAATCAGAAGGGTTTGCAATTTGCAGAATTCTTTGCAGGATTTGACTGCCCATGCCTATATTATGTAGAAACGTTACTGTCAGTCATGTTTTACCCCGAAGTTGTAACTCTGAGTTACGACTTTAAGATCAACCACCGTCAGATTTTGTATTCTTTAGATTCATTACTCATAGTAACGTATTAACCATAAAATGTTACTCACAATAACGAATTACCCTTTAACACCGTTAACCTCTTAACTTTTTTGTCCGTTGaagtttttgaataaaataatgccTAATACGTTATTGCGAAATACATATATTCTAATTgtgtaaattttcaaaaagacaTTATTTTGCTGAATTGGCTGAAATAATGGCTTACTTTGGGCAAAAGCTCCCTTATTAAGGAAATGTGCAACAATCTTAAAAAGGCACATAATATGGACCGGTGATAATACATATACAATTGGAGTTAAAGTCAGTGGGTGCAGTCTCTATGGACGAAGAGCCAGCCCATTGCCGTATATATGAGGCAGAGATTTGTCAACCTTGCTATGTAGTCTACATGTATGAGACCGCGACTTaaatagcacaaaaaaaaaaaagttgaaccaaactagtaccaaaaaaaaaaaaacataagtggTATTcgcgcacgaaattcgtgcgtgaaaggaccaaaccgCAAAAACATAGttttggcctttcacgcacgaattttgtgcgtgaatggggtgaccaaaaaaaaaaagagaacattaGTAGTCACGCACTAATTTTGTGCGTTAATGAtggggccttttttttttttttttctttgcgtTACTTTTCAATaacgtttttttccatactttgggcaaagattagtcatgttttaaaatcccaaaatatcaatattttatataaaacttaatatatttttgcgtacaataatgtcggctcattacatgaagtccacctaaacgtttggatcgtcgttttaggggttctaaagtgcccgaagcaagttttgaaacttgtaatatttatagggttttgatttaagtgttttattatatttgaatgtacaaatttaaatatttgatttaataataataattcatccaatacgagaggtctatactaattaaaaaataattcattccatttaattacaatactaattcaattgtattgctttgaattagtattgtaattaaatggaatgaattattttttaattagtatagaCCTCTCGTattgatgaattattattaaatcaaatatttaaatttgtacattcaaatataataaaacacttaaatcaaaaccctataaatattacaagtttcaaagcTTGCTTCTAAGCACTTTTTcagaacccctaaaacgacgatccaaacgtttaggtggacttcatgtaatgagccgacattattgtacgtaaaaaaaaatattaagttttatataaaatattgatattttgggattttaaaacatgactaatctttgcccaaagtatggaaaaaaacgtgattGGAAAAGTAACgcaaaggagaaaaaaaaaaaaaaaaaaaaggccccaACATTAACGCACAAAATTAGTGTGTGACTACtaatgttctcttttttttttttggtcaccccattcacgcacaaaattcgtgcgtgaaaggccaaaaCTGTGTTTTTGTAGTTTGGTCCTTttacgcacgaatttcgtgcgcgAATACTacttatgttctttttttttttttttttttcaactttttttttttttttgtgctatttAAGTCGCGGATTCCTACATGTATAGCTGacaaataacataaatagatcgaccatatatatatgagtagaAGCTGGTGTTAATTGTTATGAACAAACTTCCAATTCTATTTCGAGACTCATCATAGCTCTTTTGGACATATAAATGCAGCACACTTTTTATCTTTCGATATAGACCCTTAATAATTTAAAGTAGTTCTGTGAAGATTCAAAGTGAGGAGTAGCACAAggcaaagaaagaagaaagaaccaAGCATAGACATAGCAAGAGCAGCTCCCCCTTGGATGCAATATCTCTTGAAAGCATAACAAACTTTGTGCCACTGAGTGTGAGGGTTGCCATTTAGAGCAATGAGTCCAACTGCAGCTGACGCACCGTTGGCCGAAAAAAGGAGTGCAACTATAGTCAGGTCTAGAGCAACAACTAAGACTGAGCCTGTCCATTTTTTTCCTCTGCTTCCGCCCGTTAGAGCTTGAAACGCCATAGATGTCGCTGCATATGCACATGCCACCGCATTCACTACCACAAAGTACCTGTCATTAAGCAACAAAAGGTTTAACTTTTATGCACTGACAagtgtaaataattttaattatacaATTTGTTATTAAAAAGCTGATTACGTTACGAGTTCAATTAACTTCTATACACTGAAATTCCCTAACTGAGGGAAGGGAAAAAAGCCTGAAAGATCCTTTTTGACGCGCTGCAAAAGGAAGGTTTATTGAAGAGAAATGTTACATAAATGATTAGAACAATGCTCCCTTGAGATGAAATTGACTGCTTCCTAGCAAGAGTGACAACTGATTCAATTGCCTCTCTATCATTTGATTGAATATAGTTGCATGAGGCGATATAAGTGCTAACCTGATTAGAAGAACTGATAGCTTTGTAAGATGATAAAATAACTATCTACTAGCGATGTTTTCTTTGTGTAATTTCATAGTGAGGACTCAAAGACTTTTGGAAGCTGAACATGCTCAAAAAGATGTGTAAATCTAGTGAAAAAGATATTTACATGTAACCGTCTataataaatgaaattagtaatttgaaaaataagacaagttaATTGTGTAAAGCTAGTGAAAAAGATAACTGCACGTAACCATCTATAACAAGCAAAATTAGTAATCTACGAAATAAGACAAGTTAGCTGCGTAAAGGTAGTGAAAAGTGGAATTCGTAATCTTAAAAAATTAGGCAGTTAATTAGCTGCTACAATAGATTAAAAATATACTGACGATATAAAATTTCTTTACACTGTTACCATATGTATGTGTTTAACTCAGTATATAGATGACTAATTTGTGTATATAGTATGTGTTAGAATTTGCTTACACAGTTGAAGACATATAATTCCATTTGGCCGTTAGAGTAAGGTGCAAAGGAGGTAAGCCATCTATGAGAGATACGGCAACTGACTCGGTATCCTTGTTAGTACCAGCCACAATAGCAGCTACTAGAGTGAAAACTAGCCCCATCATTCTTAAAACCATTTCATAACTTCTACACTTAACCCTTTCTTCACATCTATTTTTTTCTGCCCCGTTGCTTAGATCCAGTGTCTTCATAATATTTATTACAAGAAAGAATTGGagataaattataaagactGGGGGACTGcttttactattatatatagatgGAAGTACATAACAGGCTCTATATATATTGTTGCGTGCATATAATGTCATTGAATAGGAGATAGAGAGTACGACAGACAAGAATTATGATGGATAAATGAGGTAGTTGTCACTTACCTGTGGCGTCCGGTTGGGGGATATATTGCATTCAATTCAATCAACTAATTAGTTTTAATATCAAACTAGTTGATGCTAATGTAATTAGTAGTCCCTCAGTCTTTATAATTAGTGGTGTTTGACTAAGCTTATAAACTGatcaaattgatttattttttgcttataTAAGCGTTTAAAAATAGCTAAGtgtttataaattaaaattagtcaaaaattataatttggtCATCTCAATTTtagcacttttatccaaacacacAAATACTTACTTATAGAATTTTAGTACAGAAGATCATTTATCAAAACTTAATGTTTATAACGGGTTCGGCTCTGGTCCATTAATTTTTGCTCCGTTAATTGTCAATACACTCTTTGATGAATGACACGTGTCCGAGTTATTATGAAAGGTTGAGATTAATTTTTATCTTATTATGTATTTTTGGTTAAACTCTACTAATGGTGCtaattagaaaattaaaaaagagagCTTATATGAGGTTCTATCGAGAGATCTTTACGTGGCTATTCAGTTTTTAAAAAGTGCAGTGTACATATCCGTGGTTTGCGCGGTCGAGAACAAAAGTTGAATATTAAAGtcataaatatttaaaactCAATCTTTCCTAGTAGAACGTCTTTTTAGAATTctatcatttttttcatgattctTTAATTTCCTATATATAGTTTATTTGATAGAAATTACACATTAAATATGAAAACACATTTAAATCAGTAAGTATGAACCTGGATaaggaaaaaaggaaacaaaaagaataatgagaaagagaaaaaatggtactttctccatttcaatttgtgATCTTAAATCGACTATActatttgtgtgactataagACTTTTGCAATTGTTATCTTAAAATGTAATATTTATagaattataaaattttattattaatagtAGAATGGACTAAAAGAAAAAtagtacccaaaaaaaaaaaaaaaatgaaacagagAGAATAAGCAGTTCCTGCTTTTTTCTTCCTCCTCTAAAGCCTTATTCATAGTACTATGAATTGTGCCACTTGTGCTCTATTAAGATTAAGCAAAATTGTATTTCTTTCAAATaaaacttacaaaaaaaaaataaaaaaaaatacatgataGAAGGATATTAATAGACAAAGAAAACAAATGAAAGTAAGAGAGAGTACGACGAAATTGTCTTGTCTGATTAATTGATTATAGAGAAGCTATGTGAAATTATGAGAACAGAGGAGGCAGAAATGTTTGAAGCTCATACTATATGTAAATATAACACAAATACATCAGAAGAGTACGTTGGCAGAAATGTTTGAAACTCATACTATATGTAAATATAACACAAATACATCAGAAGAGTACGTTTCAATCTATCATAAGTAGACTAATATAATTTGTTAAGActaattgttttaaattatattgctccaattatttaattaaattgtttgaagtatatatatgaatagttaaatttttccataacatcACATTTGTCTTAGTTATTCTTTAATATGTGTCCAAACGGCACAATCCACAGTACAAAGAGAAAGCATCAAATATCAAATAACATTAGAACTTACACAACCTATGCAAAATCAATTGTCAAATAAATGTAGAAAAGGAAATTTAAACAAATTAGTCATAATAAGGAAGAAATCAACCCTTTAAAAAAGCAAAAAGGATGAGAATACAATTAGAGGCTAAGGAAGTTTTAGTGTTTGTAGTATTAGAGAAAATATCAAATGTCACATACTATTCAGTTTACAAAACAAACATGtgcaaaatctttaaaaaaaaaaaaaaaaaaaaaaaaaaaaaaagaagaagaagcaaaaatatTCGAATACAAGAGGCTAAGAAAGTTTTTGTGTTCGTAGTATTAGAAAACATCAAATATCACATGCTATTCACATTTACAAAATAAACCTGTGCAAaatcatatataaaagaaatattacaacaaaagaaattaaaaataccTGATAAGCGATGGGGAGAAAAACAAATTATTATTAGCCATAGAGACACTTAACCGTAGCAGAGagtacgtaaaaaaaaaaaatgtgaatggAAGAGACATGAGTTCTAGATAGTATTCGACTATTAAGGAACACGTCTTTAAAccataaacaaaaaaaagaaagcaataTATTCACTATATATATCAATCAAGTGAACAACCAATACTACCCGAGTTACGGAAGAactttttgtatactaatttcaCAATTTGTTTGCATTCTCAAGCTTTTAACAGTAAACTattaaaagaaaggaagatgaaaaaaaattgagtagatgcgagaatttaaaaaaaaaaaaaaaagaggcaaaaTAACTCGTGTAAAGAAGGAAcctaaagaagagaaaaacgaACTGCTAGGCAACATAAAATTCTGATTATGCGAGCATGAATTTAAAGGGAAGCTAGAGTGCTTCTTAGGAGAGTTAACCGGCATTATAAATTTGCTAGGCGTTACCATTTCACACATCTTGAAAATATTGAATATCATTTATCACAAAGGCTTATTTTATCGACATAAATATCAATTATAGGTGCAACGAAGTGCATAATTACCACCTGCAAGACGAAAGGTAGGGGCAAGAGGAGGAGATTCCTAGAGCCATGCATATTTCTACGTT
This portion of the Lycium ferocissimum isolate CSIRO_LF1 chromosome 1, AGI_CSIRO_Lferr_CH_V1, whole genome shotgun sequence genome encodes:
- the LOC132048638 gene encoding CASP-like protein 1E1; the encoded protein is MKTLDLSNGAEKNRCEERVKCRSYEMVLRMMGLVFTLVAAIVAGTNKDTESVAVSLIDGLPPLHLTLTAKWNYMSSTVYFVVVNAVACAYAATSMAFQALTGGSRGKKWTGSVLVVALDLTIVALLFSANGASAAVGLIALNGNPHTQWHKVCYAFKRYCIQGGAALAMSMLGSFFFLCLVLLLTLNLHRTTLNY